The Mucilaginibacter rubeus genomic interval ATCGGGGAGCCAAATCGGGATCAGTTCCCGTCTGGCGCTCATGGCTACCATTTCCCGGGCCGAATTGCCAACCTTACCGTAACCACCAATAGGTTTACCATCCAAAAAGATCTCCGAAGCACCATCATGATTGATACGGAGCGACAGTTTTTTATTGACCAGATCGGTATCAACCCTGATCCATGAGCCGAACCAGCCAACACCCCGCCAGCCGCGCGGCGCATTTTCTTTTCCAAATGCTGTGTAATGCAGGGTATCCCAGCCCGTTGTACTGGCTTCACTTTGTTGAGCCCTGGTTAAATCGCCTGCATGAAAATACCAAAGCGAATCGTTAAAGTATATTTCGTTTTGTACCCCAAAATTGCGGGAGCGTATCACGGAGGTATCCTGGGCGTAGGTACTTTTAACAGCACACAAAAGCGCTATGCACCATAAAAGCGCATACCAACGGATGGATATATTTGAAAAGATATTTCCGCGATACATGAATTAACAACTCAATCTGTGATAGTCAAAAATAGTGTTTTGACCTATGGTTACCAATCATGAACACTATTAAGTACTTATGGTTTTGATAATTAGTATAACTATTGAGAAAAAATTGAGGCGGGGAGAGGAGGCGATAAGCACGTGTTGACAGGATCTTTAAAACAGAAAAAGCGGGTACATGGAAAACCAGACCCGCTTTATTCAAAAGATTTTTAACTGTTATTTTTCAGTGTTTTTAAGTTCAGTAACTTCTTTACGGATATCCGTAGCTAATACTTTTAATTGTTGCATAGCATTACGCAACCTTGTACCAGCTGCTTTGTTACCTTTTTCATAAAAGCTTGCCGCGTCAGCTTCTGCCGCTGCGATAACTTCTTTCACTTTTTCAAAATTTACCATTTTTTTATTTTTTAAGGCCGCAAATGTATAGAATATAACTGTATAGGCAATAGTGTAATACGGTCTCTTCTACAAATTGAGGTTAGTGTTTAGTCCAAAGTTATAAGTTCTAAGCAGAGAAAAAAGAAAAAACGGCTTCTGATCTCCAACTTAACAACAGCTTATTTAACTGCCCATTCATGGATGCCGCTTGAATTATCAACCGGTAATTGGATTTCCATACGTAGGGCCGTAGTAGCCACCGGTTCAAAAGTAACCACGTTAAAGCCGTCTTTACTTACGGTGTAAGGCGTAGTGTTTTTAACCGGAACCCATTGACCGTCTTTCTTATACAGGATTTTGTATGACGCCGGGATACGGCAACCGCCCCACGGGCCATCATCATACCAATATACTTTTGATTCGCTTACAGTATGCTCGGCATCAAAATCATACTGCACAAACTCGCTGGTGTTTTTAGCGGGCCACCAGTGCAGGTATGGGTAATTGGTGTCTTTTGAGTCGGCAGGCTCATACTGGTCTTTGATGGCCGCAAACATTCTCGTATTTTTTAACGAAGCGCTTACCTTACTTGTACTTGCGATAGTTGGAGCCGGTTTTGGCCGCACTGCCGAAGCTTCATAAGGGATCCAAACGGTCATTTCGCTTGGTCCGCGGTTAGCCCAGGCGTAGTAGGGGATAGCCTTCACCATCTGATCGGTTTGTAAAAGGCTGTCGGTTTTTAGCTGGCGTTTAGCGCTTTTTCCCTCTGCAGTAATTACGTCAACACCGTTTAACAGATCGGCCTGATAGTTGGCGTTGGCGATAGCGTTTTTATTGATCAATATATTTTGCACCAGGCTGTCTTTATTGTCCGGGCCTTCAAGGCAATAAACAATAGGACCGCGCTCAAAGGCAAATCTGCCCCTGTCATCCTTAACCTGGTTATTGGCCAGTACCTTTTCGGTTTCCATCGGTAATAAAAGCGAAACCTTGTCGCCTTTTTTCCAGGTGCGTTTTAATACGGCGTAACCTTTTTCTGTTTCAAATGATTTTGCCTGCCCGTTAATCATCAGCGTAAGCGGGAAGGATTTTTTATCCATAAAGGTGTACAGGTCGCCCGGTACAGGTTGTTGTTTTGCCCAGCCTGGTATGCGCACCCTTAAAGTGAACTCGCCTGCTTTATCGGGGTTAACAGTAATATCAACCCGACCTTTCCAGGGGTAATCTGTTTGCTGCACAATATTCACGTTGCCCTCAGTAAGCTTGATATTGCTTGAGTTGCTCATGAACAGGTTAACGTAAAGGTCGTTTTTGTTTTTAGCGTAAACATAACCCGGTAATGATGGTAAAAAGCGGGTCATGTTGCTGATACAGCAGGCACAGCTGATCCATGCGCTGCGCTGGTGCTGGAACATAGAAGCCAGCGGGTTAGGATAGAAGAACCTGTTACCACTCAACGATACGCCCGACAGCAGGCCGTTATACAGCGTACGTTCAAGTACGTCGATGTATTTTGAATCGCCATGGAGCAGGAACATCCTGTTATTCCAGTAAACATTACCAATAGCAGCACAGGTTTCAGCATAAGCTGACATGTTTGGCAATTGGTATGCATCACCGAAAGCCTCGCCAGCCCCGGTTGCACCGATGCCGCCTGTTATATAAAGCTTTTTGGTTACCACATCGCTCCAGATATCATCTATGGCCGTCAAATAGCTTGTATTGCCTGTTAAGGCCGCGATATCGGCCATGCCGGTGTACATGTAAGCTGCCCTTACGGCGTGACCTTCGGCCTCGTGCTGATCAACTACCTTTTTATCGGCCTGGTTATAAGCATCGCCTTTAGGTCCGCGAACATCTAAGAAAAACTTAGCCAGGTCAAGATATTGCTTGTTGCCGGTAACACGGTACATTTTTGAAAGGCCGATTTCTACGATCTGGTGGCCCGGATATTCCTCTATTTTGCCAGGCCCAAAAGTTTTTACCAACAAATCGGCATTTTTTATTGCGATGTTGAGTAGCGTGCGCTTGCCTGTAGCCTGGTAATGCGCAACGGCAGCCTCGTAAAGATGGCCTGCGTTGTACAGCTCATGGCTCAATATTTCTTCATTCACCCAGCGTTTGTCGCCAATCCATTCGTGCGGTTTTTTGGCATTAACCGTTCTGAAAGTGTACAAATAGCCATCCGGCTCCTGGGCCGCACCGATGATAGAGATAAGGCTATCAATTGATTTATCAAGCTCCGGGTTTCTTTTATTCTGCATGGAATAAGAGGCGCCCTCTATGGCTTTGTACACGTCAGTATCATCAAATGGGAATTCACTTAGCTTATCGCCGTCCAGTTTTTTTGCGGCGCGTAAAAAATTGTCTACACGGCCATTGGCTTTACATTGCGCCAATACATACGGAATAGTAACCTTAGCGTTTACCTCCATTTTTGGCTGCCAGAAGTTGTCATTGACATGCACGCTGGTAAAGGCAACCGGCTGGATAGGATAATCCTTTTGCTGCGCCAAAAGCGGACTTACAAGTGCCGTTAAAGACACAGCAAGTACACCGGCGACTTTTTGTTTATTGATCATGATATTAAAGTTCGTTTAATTTAAAATTAGTTTTTAACCATGCGGGTGCCATAAACCGGCCCTGCGCTGTTTTCTTTTTGTGGCAGCAGTTTTACAGTTACCTTTTGTTTGCCTTTAGTTAATTCGATGGGCAGGGTGTAGCTGATATCGTAAAAACGGCTTTCCTTGTATTGGTTCAGATCTTCAGAAGCCAGTTTAACGCCGTCAATCAAAATATCAAATCGGCGACCGCGGTTATCCATGCCCCAATAAGTATTGATGAGGGTATTTTGAGCGTTGGCATCCACCTTCATTTCATATTGCAGGTAGCCGCCATTTTCTGTCGACCGCCATTTCTTTTGGTGATCTTCGCCGGTAGTGGCGTTTTCGCTGGTGAAGTTGTGGTCGCGCTCGGGCTGCATCTCGCCTAAGCGTACAATATCCATGGTGCGGGCTTCCAGTTCCTGTTGCTTTTTGCGTTGCTCTTCGTAAGCCTTTTGCTGTACAGCCCAGGTTTGCGGTGTAAATACATCCCAATAAACCGAATAGTATTCATTTTTGGTTTGATTGAATGGGATCAATGTAACTTCCTCAGGCTTTGAAATGTTCACCGTGCGGAAGCTTAGTTGTTTTTTATCAACCAGTTGCAACCATTGGTTAGGATCGGTTTCGCTGGTTACAAAAACCGGTACACCTTTCAGCGGATCAGGTTCGGTATTACCCAAATTACCTGCAAGTAACACCGGGCCATAAAATACAGCGCGTCTGTTTGCATTATCCGGCATGGCTTCGGTGTAAAGCTTTTCAGGAGTAGTAAACTCAATTTTATCGTTGTTGCTCCATTTGCGGTTTAAAACGATATATCCCTGGTCATCAGTAGTAGCGGTTTGCGTCTTACCGTTAATGCTGATGGTAGCATCGCTGCTCCATTTTGGTTTGCGGATGCGGATAGCCATAGTAAGCGGCTTTTTGGTGTTCACCGTAAATGCGATATGATCGTCATTAGGGAAACTACTTTCCTGTTTTACTGATAAACCTTTTGATGCCCAGTTTAGTACCGAGGGGATGAACAGGTTTACGTATAAGCTGCCATCGGCCCCTCTGAAGTAAATGCTTTCGTTGTACTTAACGTGGTTTTCCATACCAGAGCCAACGCAACAGGTAAAATCATCAAACGGGGTGCTGTAATGTTTAGTACCACCCATGCGCAAGGGTACAAAATAGCACATCATGCCATCCGAGTGATTTTGAGATGCAAGGATGTGGTTATACAATGCCTTTTCATAATAATCCATCAGCATGGCCGAAGG includes:
- a CDS encoding histone H1, producing the protein MVNFEKVKEVIAAAEADAASFYEKGNKAAGTRLRNAMQQLKVLATDIRKEVTELKNTEK
- a CDS encoding beta-L-arabinofuranosidase domain-containing protein, translating into MINKQKVAGVLAVSLTALVSPLLAQQKDYPIQPVAFTSVHVNDNFWQPKMEVNAKVTIPYVLAQCKANGRVDNFLRAAKKLDGDKLSEFPFDDTDVYKAIEGASYSMQNKRNPELDKSIDSLISIIGAAQEPDGYLYTFRTVNAKKPHEWIGDKRWVNEEILSHELYNAGHLYEAAVAHYQATGKRTLLNIAIKNADLLVKTFGPGKIEEYPGHQIVEIGLSKMYRVTGNKQYLDLAKFFLDVRGPKGDAYNQADKKVVDQHEAEGHAVRAAYMYTGMADIAALTGNTSYLTAIDDIWSDVVTKKLYITGGIGATGAGEAFGDAYQLPNMSAYAETCAAIGNVYWNNRMFLLHGDSKYIDVLERTLYNGLLSGVSLSGNRFFYPNPLASMFQHQRSAWISCACCISNMTRFLPSLPGYVYAKNKNDLYVNLFMSNSSNIKLTEGNVNIVQQTDYPWKGRVDITVNPDKAGEFTLRVRIPGWAKQQPVPGDLYTFMDKKSFPLTLMINGQAKSFETEKGYAVLKRTWKKGDKVSLLLPMETEKVLANNQVKDDRGRFAFERGPIVYCLEGPDNKDSLVQNILINKNAIANANYQADLLNGVDVITAEGKSAKRQLKTDSLLQTDQMVKAIPYYAWANRGPSEMTVWIPYEASAVRPKPAPTIASTSKVSASLKNTRMFAAIKDQYEPADSKDTNYPYLHWWPAKNTSEFVQYDFDAEHTVSESKVYWYDDGPWGGCRIPASYKILYKKDGQWVPVKNTTPYTVSKDGFNVVTFEPVATTALRMEIQLPVDNSSGIHEWAVK
- a CDS encoding glycoside hydrolase family 127 protein, with product MLIKKWFKLNLCLAACLAGAQTIHAQSYVPEWNDTRVKVKPVVPVKAYSFNLKDVQLLESPFKKAMDADVKYLLSIEPDRLLSAFRSHSGLKPKDKMYEGWESSGLAGHTLGHYLSAISMHYASTRDPEFLKRVNYIVKELDECQVARKTGYVGAIPKEDTIWAEVAKGDIRSRGFDLNGGWSPWYTVHKIMGGLLDAYLYCNNAEALKVCKGMADWTGETIKNLDDEKLQKMLLCEYGGMAETLANLYAINGDKKYLELSYKFYDKKILDPLSQQQDILPGKHSNTQIPKIIASARRYEITGDKKDKAIADFFWTTIVNHHSYATGGNSNYEYLSDADKLNDKLTENTTETCNTYNMLKLTRHLFAVEPSAMLMDYYEKALYNHILASQNHSDGMMCYFVPLRMGGTKHYSTPFDDFTCCVGSGMENHVKYNESIYFRGADGSLYVNLFIPSVLNWASKGLSVKQESSFPNDDHIAFTVNTKKPLTMAIRIRKPKWSSDATISINGKTQTATTDDQGYIVLNRKWSNNDKIEFTTPEKLYTEAMPDNANRRAVFYGPVLLAGNLGNTEPDPLKGVPVFVTSETDPNQWLQLVDKKQLSFRTVNISKPEEVTLIPFNQTKNEYYSVYWDVFTPQTWAVQQKAYEEQRKKQQELEARTMDIVRLGEMQPERDHNFTSENATTGEDHQKKWRSTENGGYLQYEMKVDANAQNTLINTYWGMDNRGRRFDILIDGVKLASEDLNQYKESRFYDISYTLPIELTKGKQKVTVKLLPQKENSAGPVYGTRMVKN